GAAGTCATGAGAGATGAAAAAGCACATGCGTTAATATCTGGTGCTATGGAAATCTGAATCATAAATGCAGTAGAGCTCATATCGTACTACCCATCTTTTCTTACAGCTCCAggattacataattatacaattaatggatttttgaattttatttataagGAGGAACACACAAAAGGTAGGATATCATCACAAATTATTTTGCATATTCTGATTGTTCAGAATTTTATATATAGCCATTACTTTTAAGcttaaaatgaattattattgcGTTGTTCAATTTCGGTTAGTGTTTCACTGTGAAAATAATGAGCTACTCAGTAATAATACAATTAATACTTATCCAATTTTATTTCTTCGATCCTTTCTTTTCTGATATTAACACCTATCTTCTGTTTAAATCATTCGCTGGCCtcctcatttttgttttaaattccgGAGTTTCCTGTGGAAATTAAGTCTGCTTGTTCTGTCTCTTGCACCAGGACTTCCTCATATCCTTCCCAGTGCTCCTCTCGATAGTACCTCCATTTCAAATCCACTGCAATTAAACCACAGTAAACGTGAGTTCATGCATGAGggaaaatttcatcattatttttgtcacaCCGTAAGTTGTAGATCTGACAAgtttccttggttttgattggctgagaggcaatGTTACAGTAGCAAATATCCTTTGATGGGGTGTGGCGGGCATTTTCCAAAACTTTCCGAGCCGACTGCATGAGGCGAATCTTAAATAAATTTACCACCAGACAATCAGGCTCTAGATGTCGAAGAAAATAccacaaacaaacacacacgGCACCCACCCTCACATCCCCCCTGCTCACATTATTTTGGTCCTCGATCCCTCCTAACACCGCCAGGGAGAATAGGCGTCATGCAGTATCATCTTttttgttattacattttaatatgcatattttttttctattgcaaGGTCTTCATCGTTAACATTACTTCGCATTAACTCAATCGAATctacaaaaaatgaagaaaaaaatcaatattgttttcataaaggcccttataaaaacaaaagaaatagcgagcaTGCAGCATCACCGATTCTCTCATTGGCATATCACCCGTGCTGAgatgacaaaataaaaagaaaaaaaatctgaaaaatgttatggaacattaaaaaaaaaaatcagtatttcaCTGTATCTTTATTCCAAACTAAAGTACATAAATAGTTGGATATTACAGTAAAGATGTGTAATAAAATCATAGTAAGGCACACCCATTACAGTAtgtacaaggaataaaaaattaacaaagCAATGTTACCAGACAggtataattttacaaattctATATACACTGCTATAACCATAGAGGGGGTGGGGGGTAAacaattttactttaaaaaaaatgctgtgAGCTATAGCAGAGAATGAGAACATATACACGAtatatatgatttttctttccgtGCTATTAAACTTTCCACGTTTATACagcttaaaattttaatcaagTGGCATGGTTTTTTAGGAAGATGCCAGTATATTAtataccaacgaacgtagaaGGTGTCAGCACTTTACAGAAACATTGTAATGTGTTcttaaaaagtaaataaaaaatgaaaaaatatgacaattgGATATTTATTGCGAAACCTTGATATTTCTGTGGAGTCATTCATATCAGTTGTGACTATGAATGGCGCCAGATGGGATTCAGCTTTGTTCCGAGTCAATCAATTCGGTACATGACTCGTAGAAATTATAGATGGGCAAAGTggcaaattaaacaaaaaggtGAGTAGGATTAGACAGAACATGATTGCGGGATGAAACCAAATGGGAAGAAGACAGATAGGCATAGATCAATGGCCGATTTGCGGATCAAACACGCGGATCGTGTACCTGGATAGTATACACCGTCCTGTGATTTCATTGATTATGACGTCTCATTTTGGGTTGACTTGCCTcttatcaaaataccccggaTCGTATCATTCACAAACATCTATTAGCTTGGCGGATCCAGCTATCACCAATAGCGGGAGGGGAGGGGGCTTGCGGAATTTTCATCAAAGtttccccgatcggctgctAAAAGCTGTTTTTATCCCGTATAATTCCCATTACCATTACTGCACATTCTCTACAGTTTACTATAAAAGGCCGTGTTGGTTGGGCGTAAGTTTTGGTTAAATTTGTATGGGCAGTCGTAAGGGCCAAAATTAAACGACCGGGTTAGCGGAGTACAAGCTTCAGTTTTATGACCGGCCCTTATGGCTGCCCATAGAAATTCACCCGAAACTTACACGCAACTGACACGGTCTTTTATAACGAGCATTTTCTACGATATTTCCACAAAATACACAACAAAATACCTTGTAATTAAACTAACAAAATacacatgtattttttaaatcttgtatTCAACATGCAACAGTAATAGAAAACATTAACCAACTGAACCAAAGAAGGTAAGCGATGGTTAGCGTTATTCTGCTACTGCTTGTTATTAAGAACATGTTAAGAATGAATTTCAAGATTAGCAATTACCAAAATAGATGAACTATTTTAGAAATGAGACTAAGAGAAAATACTGAGGAGAGACTAAATAATTTTAACGTTTATAAGGAAATTTTTCCAATAAACAAGTAAATATAATAAGACCGACTTACACTGTAATTCCATGGCATCCGTGCCGGTTGCATAACATTATTTCGTCATCGTTTTTACGAACCCTCAGTGGGATAGAAAGAAACTTCTAGACgaaactttcattttctttatataaAAGTACATGATCAAAATATAAGTTTTGACATCATGATAGTGCAATATAGGGATTGGATTAAGACTGAGAAAACTCTGAAATTGAGTGGTTCACTCAGCAATGCCTACAGCTAAATAtccaatgaattaaaaaaaaccattgaTTTTGGCTTCTTATTGGGACACTTATGTTATGATTTAAAACTAGTTAAATCGAATGCGAATTTCATGTTTGTTTCATGCAGAAGATTTCAAGGTTGATATTTTAAATCTACGTTAAAGTTTAACTTCAGACATTAATAAAAAGCATGGGAAACTTATTCCGATTATCCAATAATTAGTTGATTAGTCGAATACATTCCTACTCAACCGCGCCAAAACTATTATTTTCTGTCTCGGTATCTGTCGATACAAATTAACGTTTTTCCGGCATGTCCAGTCTCCGTCAGCAACAAACGATTTCGTTCCTATAAAATCTCTTATTTTGCCTCCGTTTCGCCAGCTTCACTTTCTATATATTTCAGGCACATCTCACATAATATAGTTCCCTCACGATCGATCTACCATTTCTTCTGTCTCTGTGTAGGCTTACATTTGGTCTCATTAccattcttattactgtttATAAAGCGGTTCGGACCCGGGGGTTCGGAAATTGCTGTCCATGTGTTCAAAGCACCCGCGAGGTCGTTCAGTTACCGCGTTGGCGTTCGAGACGTTCTTGTCTGCGAGCACTGCGCGTTGCCTCGTCAACGTTCCGCCCGCGATGTTCATCCCGATTGACCATCCTCTCTTCCGTTTCTGACGTCATTGCACTCAGTGCGTTCTGCGAACGGATCATGATCCGGAAGGACTTGAGGCAGTAAGTATACTTGTGACCTTCCCACGTTCCCCAATTCACCACCGCACCGTTCAGTCCACGGGCGTCTGCCCGGGCGAGCCAGCGACCGTTGGGATTGGCCTTGTTGCAGCCGCGGAACCAGAAACCGGCTTGGCGGAGGAAGGCACAGTTGCCGATAGATAAATCGTGATCACGATCCTGTCAAAGTATAAATGATAAACACATAAAACACATTAGGGTTAGGGAATTGCATTGGCTCTATAACTGTGATATCTATCTCGTCTAATTTGGAATTGTAACGATGATCGCTGAATCGCTATTAAATTGTCtttacttcattaaaaaaaaacctgggaACTTAACTATAATGGCCAGGgcatgataaataaaatattttattaaatcgATAGGCTAGATGACTggttggaaaataaaagaagagtATTTTACCATATAATAAATCTTTTGCACCAAACACGTAATAACTGGGGAGTATATCGTATGGAATATATTAGTAACAGGGGGTGtcgcaagaaaatatttgcaatcaattgcaaatcattTTGTTgcaatttcgattttttttttttaccatgtgaaAGGGCGGGTAGACAATTGCAATATTGGTGCTCGTTGTAGTATTACGCAATGCTTCATTCTTGACCATGAAAAAAGCGGGATAGACTTGTAAATGGAATTTCAAGTCTATTAAGAGGTTTACATGGTTATTAAACGGTTTAAAATCCTCTTAAACCTCTATTTTCTATACGCCAATTTCTGTATAGTAGCTAGTGCACTCGGACGATATAGGTATGGGATCCTTTGGACTTGTCGTGCAGTTCACAGGTGTAGCAGATGACTAATGTTCTACCGATAAGATTGCCGGTTCTTTGAGCGTATTTGGAAAATGGGGGGAAAATGTCACCCTGAATTGAAGTTTCTTCAATCACTTACAAGTTCCATCCAATCATTAAAATCGGTGAGTTGCAACTTATTATCATACTTCTAAGACATATCAATGTGATGATGTAAAAtagttggaagaaaaaaatcagttaaTCTCGAGTAAACATGGCAAGGACGTCAGTGAAAGTCGCCATAACGgtgaatataatttttaaaaataaacttttgcaagtgaattttgttttaaaaggaAGATGCATTTTGTATATGAAAACAGTGTGTTCTAGCTGTACCCATTACAACTAGGAAGTTTTTGCTCACGTATGGATGTCTCAAAAACGGGAAATGTATTGTCAAACGCCTatcatgacaaagaacagcaAATAAATCTTTCACAAATGATACATTTACATTTTGTCATCAGCTATGAAactaggacgaaactgctgttccggttcaccaattttcgacaaagacttcttatttgttgttttttgtcaatGCATTTACTCTGTTTTAAAATCCTCCGGACGTTGATGAGCGGGAACCCTCTATTATCCTTTATCCATGCTATCAGGAACGGCAAAAGACAGTGCCCGCTCTGGAAATGGTGTACAATCGTCGGTACATTTTCACTTCATTCCACGTGTGATTTGTATCATTCGgcatagagaaaaaaaatgcaaacagGGCATCATGTAATAAGCTTACCCTCGTAGAGAACTGCGTATTGTTATGATATGTCATGGCATCCCCGGCGTTGCCTCCCATGTACTGACCGAGGACCAACCGGAAGTTATCACTCGCATCATTGATCCGGAAGCTATTGTACTCTGCATAACCCATTTGATCATCCCAATCTGTGAATTCTGTAAATGGGGTAAATGAGTGGGTCAAAGTGATAATAATATCTCTGCTCTTTGTCTTGAACGTAGTATGATTCGATTGTTTACTTGcataaatatcattaattttaatgttacaCTACCAGGTGTCCTCAAGCCATTGAAACCCTTTGGCAACTGAATTCTTCAGACGCCTGTCATTGCAATAGGGGTGGGTCAACCTTCACGTGATCAACACAAAAAGGGAGTAAATAGAGAATAGAGGGGCAAAGGAAGAAACGCGAGGAAGTTTAttgaagggagagagagaaagtttGGACATAAAACTATCGTGGTTATCAGATATCCCCTATTTCTGATAAGAAAAGTGGCGTTACATTTATGTTCCCTTTCCGTTAGCACAGGTCTAATATTATTACTTTAACACACAAGTTCGGAATATCTTAAGTATGGAACTCCATCAGGATACGAGACACCATTGTGATAGTCCTTACCGAATCTAATCATGAATCTTGTTTGTGAGGTGATGGCGTATATCATGGTGTTTCCGATCCAGAAATCAGCATCCAGGTAACCAAAGCCTTTGGTGTAGTCATCCCAACCTCGGTAGAAGTTCGTAGTCCCATTCTACGACAAGGAACAAAGGTGATTTGGGAAAGCGATTGAAATGACTATGTACTAGTTTTTGTGGTTAGGTGACATtctggtttatttccaattcatataatgccaattcgtccaattgccaactcgtctactatcatttggtctactatcagttcgtccactcaccacatggtctacttttatttagtctaatgccattccgtctaataaccagttggtccaaagccatttagtccatataccatgtggtctaattaaactaaagtgttaattgtgcaaaatgactgaaaagaaaatggtaatagacaaactggtgattagacgaagtgatgattggaccaaatggttcttagacgaaatgttggttgatggatggaatggcattaaactaaatgaaggtagaccatgtggtgagtggacgaattggcaatttaccgacaTTCTACATTCTCTAGgcctacaacaacaacaacgattTCAAGAGCAACCAAAAGGGTCGATCCCCGATGGGGTAAACTAACCTGTCTGTTTTGTATGACGGTCCATCCGCCACCTTCTGTAGTCATGTCACAGAACAGCCTTATGTGTTTTCCTCGCCTGCCAGAACCCTCAAAGTTTTCTATGTAGTAAATGCCATCTTCTGTGTAGCCTTTCTTCCTGAGACACAGGCATCCGTCAAGGATACAGTTGTTCGGTTTCCCCTTGCCTTTGGGACGAGGGCGCTTTCCATCGACAGTTCCTCGTAGGGTTTTTAGATCCATTAgctctttgaaaatctgtgtcgGAAAGTcagatatgaaatatataacatTCTGATTATAACTTAATGATTAGATGAAAAATCTGCTGTCAGGCTAAAGAATTAAGACCAacgttttcacaaaaaataacaCTAATAACACGTTTTGAGTATCCATTTAAGCCTAATTCGTttgttattcatgttatttaatGTGATATTGTGATACCAACCTGTTACAAACTTGACAAAAATGTGCCTTATAGATGTAAATGTGTATCATTATGAGATTATGCTATCGGTGGGCGGTCTCGGCATGCTTATTGTTAGGTATTTCAGTACAAGTCATAGATTAAAAGTCGGGATCGAGTTTAGTCGTTACGTTTAGTGGTAAATCTTGCACAGCTTCGAATTCCATTACATCCTCAAATATACCTTCCAAAAAAGTTGGGGTTATAGGTAGGAAAAGGCGCAGTGAAATCTCGCAAACGACGAGGCTGCAACACGACTTTTGTTATTAAAGCTACATGAAGAGAGAGTGTCCATTGAGACAGCCTCTCCATTACTTCTCCCCTGACGTGGTGGTCCACACGGTCTCGATTGTTTACAAAACAACTAGAAACGAGAGAATTACCTTCCATCTTGGTTTGTTGAGGTCCCCACTGTGTCCATTCTGTGACGTCATGGTGTTCATGAAAGGTGACCTGTTTTTGCCGCCTTGTTGCTTTGGTTGATCCTCGGTACGGACCTGAGACGGGTCGGTACTATCGCTTTCTCCTCCGTTGTCGGGGAAGACATCGTCCGCACCACCATCGCTGGAGCTATAGATTAGGTACGACCCGCCCTCAATCGTTGAAGTCATCGAATGTTCAACAGGGAATTCGGTTGCGACTTCGATGACATCGGGGAAGTGTGCTACACTTTGCCCGTCGTTTTCTGCTGGCGGGCTCGTGTCTTGAATTGTGCCATCGCTGTTGATAGAAACACCGATGGCATCATCTGGTTCTCCTCCTTCATCTACGAGAAGAgcgctgctactgctgctgctactgctgctgcttcCTTGTCTCGTGCTGGTGATGGACGATGGTTTCTTAGGAGGGATTTCATCTTTATCGGGTTTCGTGTTCTGTGAGATAGCTGTTTCGTTCAAGGGCACCATGATGTGATCGGGTGCAAGCATATCTTCTTGAAACGGGTCATTGTGAGGTAGCGTAGCAGGATCGATGTACGGGATATTATGAGTCGTGTGTTGAGGTGTGACCTCTCGCAGTGGTGGCAGCGGTTGGTGAGGAACCAGCACCTCCTGCAGGTGAGGTTTATTTTCGTTGGACATCTGTGAGGGGGCGCTGTTCATGTCCAGTCCTGGAGTGCCCGGGTTTCCAAAGGACGACGACAGATCCTCTTCAATTGAATACTCATCCCCGATCTCCGGCTCGGCATTTTTGGAATCTGTGGAGGTTAGGATGAGCAAAAATAATTGGAGACAGTCGTTAGCCTTAATGGGAAAACAAGATTATAGGAAGTTGAAGGCGTAATGATATGACAGGGTACTTTACGCATGATATCATTCAATACAGCTGACTGTTGACCTGATATGATAAACAGAATAAATTGTAGATGTTTACATCCTCCATAACTACATCTGGCTTGTCTACGTCAGACGATTTACCTACGTTAACAAAAGCAAATCATGGTGAACTTGGTGAAAAAATGCATTCAATTGCGCAGCAATTTCTATAAGCACAATAAACAGGCCCTATAATAATGTCAGTTCATATATCAATGATGAAATTAGTTGTGAAAAGCAGCAATATAAATACTAGAAAAAAACACGTCACTTTTTAATATACCAAATTTTCAACGAAATGAATTTGAGCAAATAGTTTTGCAAGAATGTTTATACATTCGTTGTCTAAATTCTGATTAATTTGCCAAGTCGTTCATGAGTAAGAATTGCAATTTTCATGTCACCTGGGTAATTGCTTACGTAAAAATAGCACTTTGTCCTCATGGCATCAGAACTtcctttaatttaaaaaataatcttagaggatttcataaattcaatacCTGGAAACTTTGaatatttgttgatattaacCCCACtacatagtaaaaaaaatcggAACGTCAGCTAGTGGAGTTGTATGGGGTTAAAATGATAGATTGTTAACACCAATGACTCTTAATCATTcacccaaaaaaaatcttaaaaaagtagtagaattagtagtagtagtagtagtggtggtgttggtggtggtggtggtagtagtagtagtagtagtagtagtagtagtagtatatagtagtagtagtagtagtagcagtagtagtagtagtagtagtagcagtagtagtagtagtagtagtagtggtagtagaagtagtagtagtagtagtagtataggtccatggttacaaTTACACACATGTTAGTCACACtcatatcgttttttttttatcaaaccaGTTACGctaaaaaaatagacaaaatcaTAGAACTGTTTAAAAAAGGTTGCACTTTTTAGGCATACGTTTTCCTTTATGTTTAGGAAAAAGTTTGCCATTACCACCCCAGTGGCTGTAGGTTCACCAACACTACGCTAATCATATGAACACATTTCGAAATTGACTTTATGGAAATAATTGAACTAAAATCCCCAAAGTTGGACACCCTAATAattttccatcatttttttttcactttgcgCCCTGGGGCTTGCTTTTGTCGGTGAGGATTTACTGGCTACGTTCAGCAACCTTTCCGCCTTGACctcaatgcaaaataataaaagtattCTCTGAAGCTAGCGACCGCCAACCGGGTTGTCTCGTGTTGCTAATTTGATGTATCTATGCCATCACTTAAAATGATCATCATCGTTCGGCCATTCGACAGCTGTGGACCGCGCaactaaattatttttgtatttcatcatgATTTCTAGACCCTATGCTCCTGAAAGGCCACGTTCTCCCCAAcatttaatttgaatgaaaaaaggaaagccattttttatgaaaattggaAATAAGATAACGAAGTTTTATCATTCTAAGCTCTCTTCGATTTTATGCCATCGTTTCTCggtatattaaaattttgaaaaaaatgcctacaaTCATCATTTGAGTTCTGATACAGCTTTCAGATTGAAATAGTCATTAAATTGATACATCATAATAATTTTA
This region of Lytechinus pictus isolate F3 Inbred chromosome 16, Lp3.0, whole genome shotgun sequence genomic DNA includes:
- the LOC129278521 gene encoding tenascin-N-like, whose product is MDDLKERVRVLEALLSELLDSKNAEPEIGDEYSIEEDLSSSFGNPGTPGLDMNSAPSQMSNENKPHLQEVLVPHQPLPPLREVTPQHTTHNIPYIDPATLPHNDPFQEDMLAPDHIMVPLNETAISQNTKPDKDEIPPKKPSSITSTRQGSSSSSSSSSSALLVDEGGEPDDAIGVSINSDGTIQDTSPPAENDGQSVAHFPDVIEVATEFPVEHSMTSTIEGGSYLIYSSSDGGADDVFPDNGGESDSTDPSQVRTEDQPKQQGGKNRSPFMNTMTSQNGHSGDLNKPRWKIFKELMDLKTLRGTVDGKRPRPKGKGKPNNCILDGCLCLRKKGYTEDGIYYIENFEGSGRRGKHIRLFCDMTTEGGGWTVIQNRQNGTTNFYRGWDDYTKGFGYLDADFWIGNTMIYAITSQTRFMIRFEFTDWDDQMGYAEYNSFRINDASDNFRLVLGQYMGGNAGDAMTYHNNTQFSTRDRDHDLSIGNCAFLRQAGFWFRGCNKANPNGRWLARADARGLNGAVVNWGTWEGHKYTYCLKSFRIMIRSQNALSAMTSETEERMVNRDEHRGRNVDEATRSARRQERLERQRGN